One genomic segment of Longimicrobium sp. includes these proteins:
- a CDS encoding sensor histidine kinase: MSATRECPLAATLAQRMREGREELVERWLGRIAERVTLQPNDIFPTDELLNHVPLLIDGIARYLEDPADEITADTPVVAKAVELGELRHTQGFDAHQILREYEILGGVLFDFLVHAADEVEEPCGRGELLVCGHRVFRSIAVIQQYTTSHFLRLADDRTREREDRLRGFNRAVTHELKNRIGAAGGALEMLAEAWVAEDPKQRTRFVDIAARNVNAMKDTLGTLLELSRIDTEGAPARNVLLSDVAGEVRRQLREFAEARGVEVQIADDLPVAEVPAAPLELALSNYVSNAVKYRDSSEPRPWARIEGELRESEGGPEIVVRVRDNGLGVPLDAREQLFTRFFRAHEGTVTGEEGTGLGLSLVREAIEAAGGKVWFEFPDRGSVFGLSVPSPPASLRDASPSPDTARGRG, translated from the coding sequence ATGAGCGCAACCCGAGAGTGTCCCCTCGCCGCGACCCTGGCGCAGCGCATGCGCGAGGGGCGCGAAGAGCTGGTGGAACGGTGGCTCGGCCGCATCGCCGAGCGCGTCACCCTGCAGCCCAACGACATCTTTCCGACGGACGAGCTGCTGAACCACGTGCCGCTCCTCATCGACGGGATCGCGCGCTACCTGGAGGACCCGGCCGACGAGATCACCGCGGACACGCCGGTGGTGGCCAAGGCGGTGGAGCTGGGCGAGCTGCGCCACACCCAGGGCTTCGACGCGCACCAGATCCTGCGCGAGTACGAGATCCTGGGGGGCGTGCTCTTCGACTTCCTGGTGCACGCCGCGGACGAGGTGGAGGAGCCGTGCGGGCGGGGCGAGCTGCTGGTGTGCGGGCACCGCGTCTTCCGCTCCATCGCCGTGATCCAGCAGTACACCACCTCCCACTTCCTGCGCCTGGCGGACGACCGCACCCGTGAGCGCGAGGACCGGCTGCGCGGCTTCAACCGCGCCGTCACGCACGAGCTCAAGAACCGCATCGGCGCCGCGGGCGGCGCGCTGGAGATGCTGGCGGAAGCCTGGGTGGCCGAGGACCCGAAGCAGCGCACCCGCTTCGTGGACATCGCCGCGCGCAACGTCAACGCGATGAAGGACACGCTCGGTACGCTGCTGGAGCTCTCGCGCATCGACACGGAAGGCGCCCCCGCCCGCAACGTCCTGCTGTCGGACGTGGCCGGCGAGGTGCGGCGTCAGCTTCGCGAGTTCGCGGAGGCCCGCGGCGTGGAGGTGCAGATCGCGGACGACCTCCCCGTGGCCGAGGTCCCGGCGGCCCCCCTGGAGCTGGCGCTCTCCAACTACGTCTCCAACGCCGTCAAGTACCGCGACTCCTCCGAGCCGCGCCCCTGGGCCCGCATCGAAGGCGAGCTGCGCGAGTCGGAGGGCGGACCCGAGATCGTGGTGCGCGTGCGCGACAACGGGCTGGGCGTGCCGTTGGACGCGCGCGAGCAGCTCTTCACGCGCTTCTTCCGCGCCCACGAGGGCACCGTCACCGGCGAGGAGGGCACCGGCCTGGGCCTCTCCCTGGTGCGCGAGGCGATCGAGGCGGCGGGGGGGAAGGTGTGGTTCGAGTTCCCGGACCGCGGGTCGGTGTTCGGGCTGAGCGTGCCCTCACCCCCAGCGTCGCTCCGCGACGCATCCCCCTCCCCCGATACTGCCCGGGGGAGGGGGTGA